Proteins encoded within one genomic window of Theobroma cacao cultivar B97-61/B2 chromosome 7, Criollo_cocoa_genome_V2, whole genome shotgun sequence:
- the LOC18593258 gene encoding cellulose synthase-like protein E6 produces MGTYQTVQEKEKALALFETKEAKGRLAFRLFSSSIFIGICLIWLYRLMNVPAAEEGRARWGCWIGMFMAEFGFGLYWILTQAIRRNVVRYFPLNERLLRSSDDGLPGVDVFVCTADPTLEPPSLVINTILSVMSLNYPTEKLSVYLSDDGGSQLTFHALMEASHFAKHWIPFCKKFNVEPRSPEAYFTQDFDVRDTVNPEEWMFIKNQYEDMKKRIEAVTDKGCVPEEIKNQHKGFSEWNADVTKQNHQPIVQFVIDGRDTDAVDSAGCRLPTLVYMAREKRPGWPHHFKAGAMNALIRVSSEISSGAIILNLDCDMYANNADSIKEALCFLMDEKRGHQIAYVQHPQNYNNITKNDLYGNSSPVLHKVELAGIGGFGTALYCGTGCFHRRTSLCGSKYSKDYKGLWNLETRKDDTRTVSELEEASKVLASCGYEQGTLWGKEMGLVYGCPVEDIVTGLTIQCRGWKSVYYNPDNKAFLGVAPPTLDIALVQFTRWSDGMFQIFLSKYCPFIYGHNKMKLGAQMGYSVYLLWAPFSLPNLYYAIALPLSLLHGIPLFPEVSSRWFIPFAYVFLSKNIYSIAEALICGSTFKAWWNLQRMWVIRRTTAFFFAFIDCIVRQLGLSQTTFSITAKVVTEDVSKRYQQEIMEFGSTSIMFTVISTLAMLNLFSLVGVLKMVFLGGSEYKNIEKLICQVILCVLMVMVNAPVYEALFFRKDRGSIPVSVMFKSIVVASLACLLPLN; encoded by the exons ATGGGAACATATCAAACAGTacaagagaaagagaaagctttGGCTCTTTTTGAGACCAAAGAAGCAAAGGGTAGACTTGCTTTTAGGCTGTTTTCTTCCTCCATATTCATCGGCATATGCTTGATATGGCTCTACAGATTGATGAACGTCCCTGCAGCAGAGGAGGGAAGAGCAAGATGGGGTTGCTGGATTGGTATGTTCATGGCCGAATTCGGGTTCGGTCTCTACTGGATCCTCACTCAAGCTATTCGTCGGAACGTAGTCCGTTACTTTCCTCTCAACGAAAGACTCCTCCGAAG CTCCGACGACGGCTTACCGGGAGTGGACGTTTTCGTCTGCACGGCTGATCCGACGCTAGAGCCGCCATCTTTGGTGATCAACACCATCTTATCAGTGATGTCCTTGAACTATCCTACTGAGAAACTGAGTGTCTATCTCTCTGATGATGGTGGATCTCAGCTTACCTTCCATGCTCTCATGGAGGCTTCCCATTTTGCCAAGCATTGGATACCATTCTGCAAGAAATTCAATGTTGAACCAAGGTCCCCTGAGGCCTACTTCACCCAGGATTTCGATGTTCGAGACACTGTAAATCCTGAAGAATGGATGTTCATCAAG aatcAATATGAAGATATGAAGAAAAGAATTGAAGCAGTCACTGACAAAGGGTGTGTTCCTGAAGAAATAAAGAATCAACACAAAGGGTTTTCAGAGTGGAATGCTGATGTAACTAAGCAGAACCATCAGCCCATTGTGCAG TTTGTCATTGATGGGAGAGACACAGATGCTGTGGATAGTGCTGGGTGTCGATTGCCCACACTGGTTTACATGGCAAGAGAGAAGAGACCTGGTTGGCCTCATCACTTTAAAGCAGGAGCCATGAATGCACTG ATAAGAGTGTCATCAGAGATAAGCAGTGGAGCAATCATCCTCAATCTGGACTGTGACATGTATGCAAATAATGCAGACTCAATAAAAGAAGCACTTTGTTTCCTCATGGATGAAAAGAGAGGACATCAGATTGCTTATGTGCAGCATCCACAGAATTACAATAATATTACCAAGAATGATCTTTATGGAAATTCTTCCCCAGTACTTCACAAG GTTGAACTTGCCGGAATAGGTGGTTTTGGTACAGCCTTGTACTGTGGCACCGGCTGCTTCCATCGACGAACCAGTCTTTGTGGAAGCAAGTATTCCAAGGACTATAAAGGGTTATGGAATCTGGAAACTAGAAAGGATGATACAAGAACAGTTAGTGAACTGGAAGAAGCATCAAAAGTTCTTGCTAGTTGTGGCTATGAGCAGGGAACTCTGTGGGGAAAAGAA ATGGGATTGGTATATGGTTGTCCCGTGGAAGACATTGTTACCGGTTTGACAATCCAATGCCGTGGATGGAAATCAGTTTACTACAACCCAGATAATAAGGCTTTCCTTGGTGTTGCTCCACCCACCTTAGATATAGCTCTTGTTCAGTTCACTAGGTGGTCTGACGGAATGTTCCAAATTTTCTTATCCAAATACTGTCCTTTCATATATGGACATAACAAGATGAAATTGGGTGCTCAAATGGGATATTCTGTTTATCTGTTATGGGCTCCATTTTCCCTGCCTAACCTGTATTATGCAATTGCTCTTCCCCTTTCTTTGCTCCATGGCATTCCCTTATTCCCAGAG GTTTCAAGCAGATGGTTTATACCCTTTGCATATGTCTTCCTATCCAAAAACATCTACAGCATAGCTGAGGCTTTGATTTGTGGAAGCACATTCAAAGCTTGGTGGAATCTGCAAAGGATGTGGGTGATTCGGAGGACAACTGCCTTCTTCTTTGCCTTCATTGACTGCATTGTCAGGCAATTGGGATTATCTCAAACAACATTCTCCATTACTGCCAAGGTGGTCACTGAGGATGTCTCAAAGAGGTACCAGCAAGAGATCATGGAGTTCGGGAGCACCTCCATTATGTTTACTGTCATATCGACATTGGCAATGCTAAACCTTTTCAGTTTAGTTGGGGTGCTAAAGATGGTTTTCTTGGGAGGTTCAGAGTACAAAAATATCGAAAAACTGATCTGTCAGGTTATTCTTTGTGTGCTGATGGTTATGGTGAATGCACCTGTGTATGAAGCACTCTTCTTTCGTAAGGATAGGGGCAGCATACCTGTTTCAGTCATGTTCAAATCCATTGTTGTAGCTTCATTGGCATGCCTTTTGCCTCTAAACTAG